In a single window of the Saccharothrix australiensis genome:
- a CDS encoding activator-dependent family glycosyltransferase, translating to MRVLFTTQPGGTILNAMVPLAWALRAAGHDVRVASWPELADVITRTGLTAVPVGRTQHAPPGHDDPPEEPSYPDHRGVPEPYDVIERPAAEITWDDLKARFDAAHVTWFYKARNFPFLADLVDFARHWRPDLVIWEPMSPAGAIAASAVGAAQVRLLWSVDYFGAARDHYRRLRDRQPAHDRVDHLADWLAAYARKYGGRFSEELVTGQATIEQLPPSLRVAADVEYIPMRYVPYGGPATLPKWLTAPPERPRVALTLGQAVVAERPDGYLVDLSDVLDALSDVDVEVVATIAPDAQRKLRRVPDNARVVPFLPLHALTATCAAVIHHAGIGTMCTTTLDGVPQLALPWNSDQPALARKLAEQGAGLAIPAYRATGDAVRDSVLRLLGEPSFRERVGALRDEMLAMPTPHEVVPRLVELAAG from the coding sequence GGCCCGAGCTCGCCGACGTCATCACCCGGACCGGGCTGACCGCCGTGCCGGTCGGCCGGACGCAGCACGCGCCGCCGGGCCACGACGACCCGCCGGAGGAGCCCTCCTACCCCGACCACCGGGGCGTGCCCGAGCCGTACGACGTGATCGAGCGACCCGCGGCCGAGATCACCTGGGACGACCTCAAGGCCCGCTTCGACGCCGCGCACGTCACGTGGTTCTACAAGGCGCGCAACTTCCCCTTCCTCGCCGACCTGGTCGACTTCGCCCGCCACTGGCGGCCCGACCTGGTGATCTGGGAACCGATGTCCCCGGCGGGCGCGATCGCCGCCTCGGCCGTCGGCGCGGCCCAGGTCCGCCTGCTGTGGAGCGTGGACTACTTCGGCGCCGCGCGGGACCACTACCGGAGGCTGCGGGACCGGCAGCCGGCGCACGACCGGGTCGACCACCTCGCCGACTGGCTGGCCGCCTACGCGCGCAAGTACGGCGGCCGGTTCTCCGAGGAGCTGGTCACCGGGCAGGCCACCATCGAGCAGCTGCCCCCGTCGCTGCGCGTCGCGGCCGACGTCGAGTACATCCCGATGCGGTACGTGCCCTACGGCGGGCCGGCCACCCTGCCGAAGTGGCTGACCGCGCCGCCCGAGCGGCCCAGGGTCGCCCTGACGCTGGGGCAGGCCGTCGTGGCCGAGCGCCCGGACGGCTACCTGGTCGACCTGTCGGACGTCCTCGACGCGCTGTCCGACGTGGACGTCGAGGTGGTCGCCACGATCGCGCCGGACGCGCAGCGCAAGTTGCGGCGGGTGCCGGACAACGCCAGGGTCGTCCCGTTCCTCCCGCTGCACGCGCTCACCGCCACCTGCGCGGCGGTGATCCACCACGCCGGCATCGGGACGATGTGCACCACGACGCTCGACGGCGTGCCCCAGCTCGCGCTGCCGTGGAACTCCGACCAGCCGGCGCTGGCGCGCAAGCTCGCCGAGCAGGGCGCGGGGCTCGCCATCCCCGCGTACCGGGCGACCGGTGACGCCGTCCGCGACAGCGTCCTGCGCCTGCTGGGCGAGCCGTCCTTCCGGGAGCGCGTCGGCGCGCTGCGCGACGAGATGCTGGCCATGCCGACACCGCACGAGGTGGTGCCCCGGCTGGTGGAACTCGCGGCCGGGTAG